The genomic stretch ATATCCTTTTTACTCGTCTGTATTGCATAATAACCGTCAAACTTCTCATCTCGTTTTATCGCTTCCTCATCCAATTCATATTCTTCTGTCTTTGATTTCTTCTTCAAATATCTCCTCGCACCTTTTTTCTCTAAGGATGTTATACTTCCTTTGTTCTCTAAAAGCTCTTTGGCTTTTGATACAAGTCTTTCCCTGTCTTCTTTGTCTTTCTTAGCTCTCTTGCTTGAATACGTTATTATCAGTCTCTCTTCTATTTTAAACTCTTTACCCTCTTCATCCTTGATAACATTTGTTCTTTCCAATACCTTATATTTGAATTCATCTCCATAAATTTCTTCAGCATTCAAACAACTTTTTCCATCAAGCCTTTTATATCCTTCTTGCTCAAATACTTCATCTAAAACTTCTTTACTTGCATTCTTTAATCTGCTTGCTACTATATAATCATATCCCGCTTCTTTTATCATCTTTAAATTTAATCTGCTGTTGAGCCCTTTGTCTGCTACTATCACTATCTTATCTATACTAAATTTTTCCTTCAGTTTCCTCAATATCTTTACCATTGTTTTGCTATCTATTGTATTGCCAGGAAAAAGTTCATAACCTATCGGCCTGCCTTCTTTGTCTACCAAAAGCCCTAACACAACCTGTACTTCATTTATCTTGTTGTCTTTGCTAAAACCAAAATTTTTAAGTTCATCGGCTCTACAACTCTCAAAGTATATTGTCGTCACGTCATAAAAAACTATATCAACCACCATCTTAAATAAATCCCTATTTCTCTGATACAGGTATGTCTCTAAATCCTCTTTTATACTGTCAAGAAAATCTAAACACCTGTATAATTGATTTAAATCTATATCCTCTTCAAATCCAAAATATCTATTCTTCTCATGATAAGTTCTCAGTTTGCTCATAGGTTCTATCAATCTCTGTATGGTCATTAAAAAACTTACTTTGTCTACGTCAAATTTTATCTTTCTCCCCCTTGTTGCTCTCTCTTTTAAAAATTTATCTATTTCAAGTTCTTCCCATAACTTTCTGAATACAATGTACCCCCAATTTTTTATAACTGCATCCGATACATCCTCTTCAGATTCAATAGTAACAGCTTCTGTATTGTCAGTAGTTGTTCTTTCAACAATATCAGATAGTTTTTTTACAATGTTTCTAAAAGCAGGATCATTTTTGAGGAGATCAAGTCTACCAAAATTGAATAGCACTCTTTGCTTAACCTTGCCATTTTCACGATAGTTTTCGACTAATCTAACATACTGGTAACCGCCAGCATTAGTTATTTTGACAAACATATGGTAGCTCCTCAAAGGTATTTTGAATAATTGTACCACAAAATATTCAAAATGTCAAGTATTTATAGCATATTTCAGACTCTAATTTGCCACTACAATTTTTAAAATTTTTTATTTTTCTATTTTCAAAACCCGCATAAATTAAGACTTTGTCATTTTTTGTTAGCTCAATAAC from Caldicellulosiruptor kronotskyensis 2002 encodes the following:
- a CDS encoding IS1634 family transposase; this translates as MFVKITNAGGYQYVRLVENYRENGKVKQRVLFNFGRLDLLKNDPAFRNIVKKLSDIVERTTTDNTEAVTIESEEDVSDAVIKNWGYIVFRKLWEELEIDKFLKERATRGRKIKFDVDKVSFLMTIQRLIEPMSKLRTYHEKNRYFGFEEDIDLNQLYRCLDFLDSIKEDLETYLYQRNRDLFKMVVDIVFYDVTTIYFESCRADELKNFGFSKDNKINEVQVVLGLLVDKEGRPIGYELFPGNTIDSKTMVKILRKLKEKFSIDKIVIVADKGLNSRLNLKMIKEAGYDYIVASRLKNASKEVLDEVFEQEGYKRLDGKSCLNAEEIYGDEFKYKVLERTNVIKDEEGKEFKIEERLIITYSSKRAKKDKEDRERLVSKAKELLENKGSITSLEKKGARRYLKKKSKTEEYELDEEAIKRDEKFDGYYAIQTSKKDMDVEEVLGAYHDLWKIEQSFRVMKSCLEVRPIYHFTESRIKGHFVICFLAFLLQRTLEYILRKKGKEISSERIMEAIDSMNFIEIEIKGKKYLIKQRTEGGAIDILNVMKIKGPKNFMTYEEGLGFIGINK